Part of the Acidobacteriota bacterium genome is shown below.
TTAAGGGAACTTTGACAGCACTCGAAGCAGCTCAAGCCATGCAACGCGGTGTAACCCAAAGTTTGCCTGAAGCTGAGTGTTCGGTATTTCCAATGGCGGATGGCGGATCGGGTACGATTGACGCACTGCTGGCAATTCATGGTGGTACCAGAATTCAAGCCATGGTTTCTGGACCGTTGGGAAATCCAGTGCAGGCCGAATTTGCAGTGCTTGGTGACCACCAAACGGCAGTGGTTGAAATGGCCCAGGCTTCTGGATTGAAACTTGTGCCGGAGTCGGACCGAGATCCATTTCGAACCACCAGTTTTGGAACTGGGGAATTATTGCTGCGAGCGGTTGAGATCGGGGCCAGCACCATCATTTTGGGAATTGGAGACACCGCCACGATTGACGGAGGTGCCGGATTGCTGCAAGCGCTTGGCGTTTCACTAACCGATGCTCAAGGTCAGGAATTACCTCCAGGCAATACACCGCTGGCAGCTCTTTCATATATCAAGTTGGATAAACTGGATTCACGATTGCGGCATATTCCGTTGTTGATTGCCTGTGATGTGCAGCATCAATTGTCTGGCCCACAGGGTGCAGTGTATGTCTTTGGTCCGCAAAAAGGCGCTCGGCCTCAAGACCTGCCAGTTTTGGAGGCCAATCTCACCCGGCTGGCCGATCACCTGGAACGGGCAACCGGCAAGCCTTATCGAAATCTACCAGGAAGTGGCGCCGCAGGCGGTATCGGAGGCACTCTGGTCTCAGTCCTGGATGCCAGACTTGTTTCAGGAAGCAGCTTGTTGATTAAAAGTCGTTTGTTTCAAGACGCCCTCTCTCACGCCGACCTGGTTTTGACCGGAGAAGGCAGCCTCGATCAGCAATCCCTGGCCGGAAAAGGGCCCTGGGCCGTGGCTCAGGCCGCCAAAGCTCAGCAGGTTCCGGTTTACACCTTCGTTGGTCGCTGCCAGATCCCGGCTGAAACCGCGCAGGCCGCCGGTTTTACCCGTGTAATCGAACTTCCGCAGCCGGATTCATTTGAATG
Proteins encoded:
- a CDS encoding glycerate kinase, yielding MNILIAPNAFKGTLTALEAAQAMQRGVTQSLPEAECSVFPMADGGSGTIDALLAIHGGTRIQAMVSGPLGNPVQAEFAVLGDHQTAVVEMAQASGLKLVPESDRDPFRTTSFGTGELLLRAVEIGASTIILGIGDTATIDGGAGLLQALGVSLTDAQGQELPPGNTPLAALSYIKLDKLDSRLRHIPLLIACDVQHQLSGPQGAVYVFGPQKGARPQDLPVLEANLTRLADHLERATGKPYRNLPGSGAAGGIGGTLVSVLDARLVSGSSLLIKSRLFQDALSHADLVLTGEGSLDQQSLAGKGPWAVAQAAKAQQVPVYTFVGRCQIPAETAQAAGFTRVIELPQPDSFECPGPTLEQAVAQTMILKIKKL